The following are encoded in a window of Panicum virgatum strain AP13 chromosome 5N, P.virgatum_v5, whole genome shotgun sequence genomic DNA:
- the LOC120675543 gene encoding CMP-sialic acid transporter 1-like — MQWYLVAALLTVLTSSQGILTTLSQSNGKYKYDYATIPFLAELFKLSVSSFFLWNKCKSSSPPRMTKEWRSVRLYLVPSIIYLIHNNVQFATLTYVDPSTYQIMGNLKIVTTGILFRLVLKRKLSNLQWMAIVLLAVGTTTSQVKGCGDGPCDSLFSAPLQGYMLGILSACLSALAGVYTEYLMKKNNDSLYWQNVQLYTFGVIFNMGWLIYGDFKAGFELGPWWQRLFNGYSVTTWMVVFNLGSTGLLVSWLMKYSDNIVKVYSTSMAMLLTMVLSIYLFSVKATIQLFLGIIICIISLQMYFMPTHMLVELPQTLPVTSK, encoded by the exons ATGCAGTGGTACTTGGTGGCCGCGCTCCTCACCGTCCTCACCAGCTCCCAG GGTATATTGACTACTCTCTCCCAGAGCAATGGCAAGTATAAGTATGACTATGCAACCATTCCCTTCCTAGCAGAACTCTTCAAG TTGTCTGTATCAAGTTTCTTCCTTTGGAACAAATGCAAGTCTTCATCTCCACCAAGGATGACAAAGGAGTGGAGGAGTGTGCGGCTATATCTTGTTCCTTCAATAATATACCTCATCCATAACAATGTGCAGTTCGCAACCTTGACCTATGTTGATCCATCTACCTATCAGATAATGGGGAACTTGAAAATTGTCACAACCGGAATCTTGTTCAG GCTTGTCCTAAAAAGGAAGTTATCAAATCTACAATGGATGGCGATTGTTTTGCTTGCTGTTGGTACAACTACTAGCCAG GTCAAAGGATGTGGAGATGGACCATGTGATTCGCTTTTCTCAGCACCATTACAGGGTTACATGCTTGGTATACTTTCTGCTTGTCTTTCAGCACTAGCTGGTGTCTACACAGAGTACTTGATGAAGAAGAACAATGATAGTTTGTACTGGCAAAATGTACAGTTATATAC GTTTGGAGTTATATTCAACATGGGGTGGCTAATTTATGGCGATTTCAAAGCTGGATTTGAGTTGGGTCCTTGGTGGCAGCGCCTATTTAATGGCTATTCTGTCACAACATGGATGGTTGTGTtcaatttagggtccactggTCTACTAGTATCATGGTTGATGAAGTATTCAGACAATATAGTCAAG GTGTACTCAACTTCAATGGCTATGCTATTAACGATGGTTTTATCTATATACCTTTTCAGTGTGAAAGCAACAATTCAG CTTTTCTTAGGCATTATCATCTGCATAATTTCGCTGCAGATGTATTTTATGCCTACCCACATGCTTGTTGAATTGCCACAAACATTACCTGTGACATCAAAGTAG
- the LOC120674644 gene encoding uncharacterized protein LOC120674644, with protein sequence MGSLGPTVSVSMAKPHAAAAGGGQQPAERKEGGGRCGVLGGGGGGGCGFRMPLHYPRHKKDDYEAMPEWRVDCLLREYGLPADGDLDSKRRFSMGAFLWPDQY encoded by the coding sequence ATGGGATCCTTGGGCCCTACCGTGTCCGTGAGCATGGCCAAGCcccacgccgcggcggccggcggcggccagcagccggcggagaggaaggagggcggcggcaggtgcggcgtgctcggcggcggcggcggcggcggctgcggcttccGGATGCCGCTGCACTACCCGCGGCACAAGAAGGACGACTACGAGGCCATGCCGGAGTGGCGCGTCGACTGCCTGCTCCGCGAATACGGCCTCCCCGCCGACGGCGACCTCGACAGCAAGCGCCGCTTCTCCATGGGCGCCTTCCTCTGGCCCGACCAGTACTGA